From a single Pirellulales bacterium genomic region:
- a CDS encoding type II toxin-antitoxin system death-on-curing family toxin: MPQFLMLDDVLETHAQQIANYGGSEGLRDVGLLLSAVAQPEATFGGQYLHRDLFEMAAAYLFHLVQNHPFVDGNKRVGLEAALLFLEINGHSIEATDDLLVDLVLKTAQGQASKPQIAEFFRARAHPAPQDDD; the protein is encoded by the coding sequence GTGCCTCAGTTTCTGATGTTGGATGACGTGTTGGAGACGCACGCCCAGCAGATTGCGAATTACGGGGGCTCGGAGGGCCTGCGTGACGTGGGCTTGCTGCTGTCGGCCGTCGCGCAGCCGGAGGCGACGTTTGGGGGGCAGTATCTGCACCGCGACCTGTTTGAAATGGCCGCTGCCTATCTGTTTCACCTGGTGCAGAACCATCCGTTCGTTGACGGCAACAAACGGGTCGGCTTGGAGGCCGCCTTGCTGTTCCTGGAAATCAATGGCCACTCGATCGAGGCCACCGACGACCTGTTGGTCGACCTGGTGCTGAAGACGGCCCAGGGGCAAGCGTCCAAGCCGCAGATCGCGGAGTTCTTTCGCGCGCGTGCTCATCCGGCACCTCAGGACGACGATTGA
- a CDS encoding winged helix-turn-helix domain-containing protein — protein sequence MSAKTTQPKSKKAAKPETKKPDAKQAPATKAAKPAKEKRASAIDAAIRVLSESKEPMNAREMIEAMAAKGYWSSPNGQTPHATLYSAILREIATKGNQARFKKTDRGRFTVA from the coding sequence ATGAGCGCCAAGACGACTCAACCCAAGTCCAAGAAGGCCGCCAAGCCCGAAACGAAGAAGCCGGACGCGAAGCAGGCCCCCGCGACGAAGGCCGCCAAGCCCGCCAAAGAAAAGCGCGCCAGCGCCATCGACGCTGCGATTCGTGTCTTGAGCGAATCGAAGGAGCCGATGAACGCCCGAGAGATGATCGAGGCGATGGCAGCGAAGGGCTATTGGTCGAGTCCCAACGGCCAGACGCCGCACGCCACGCTCTATAGCGCGATCCTGCGGGAGATCGCCACCAAGGGGAATCAGGCCCGGTTCAAGAAGACCGATCGCGGGCGGTTCACCGTGGCCTAG